A region from the Solibacillus sp. FSL H8-0523 genome encodes:
- a CDS encoding aldo/keto reductase → MTITTKTLANGVEMPLIGYGTFRMKDHDVAYKGVSQALELGYRHLDTAAIYANEEAVGRAIKDANIAREELFITTKVWNSDQGYDQTLKAFETSLQKLGLDYVDLYLIHWPKSTMKDTYRALERLYEEKLIRVPGVSNFHRHHLDELFTSCNVSPMVNQIEVHPSLSQMDLRAYCTQHDIAVTSCAPLGTGIVFTHPIIKRLAAKYEKTPAQIILRWQLEVGNIAIPKSVTKERLEENLKVFDFALTANEVAEMATLNTCHRTGTNPDDGYINPNF, encoded by the coding sequence ATGACAATTACAACAAAAACATTAGCAAACGGCGTAGAAATGCCTCTTATCGGCTACGGAACATTCCGCATGAAGGACCATGATGTGGCGTATAAGGGGGTATCACAGGCATTAGAGCTTGGCTACCGTCATCTTGATACAGCGGCCATTTATGCGAATGAAGAAGCGGTGGGACGCGCCATTAAGGATGCGAACATTGCACGTGAGGAGTTGTTTATTACGACAAAGGTTTGGAATAGCGATCAAGGCTATGACCAAACATTAAAAGCGTTTGAAACATCACTACAAAAGCTAGGGTTAGATTATGTAGATCTTTACTTAATTCACTGGCCGAAATCGACAATGAAAGATACGTACCGTGCACTAGAGCGCCTGTATGAAGAAAAGCTAATTCGTGTACCGGGTGTTTCTAATTTCCATCGCCATCATTTAGACGAGCTGTTTACATCATGCAATGTTTCGCCAATGGTCAATCAAATCGAAGTTCATCCGTCATTATCACAGATGGATTTACGCGCGTACTGTACACAGCATGACATCGCGGTAACATCTTGCGCGCCACTTGGAACGGGGATTGTGTTTACACATCCAATCATTAAGCGTCTTGCGGCCAAATATGAAAAAACACCTGCACAAATTATTCTACGCTGGCAGCTTGAAGTGGGCAATATCGCCATTCCAAAATCAGTGACGAAGGAACGCCTAGAAGAAAACTTAAAGGTGTTTGATTTTGCATTAACAGCAAATGAAGTCGCTGAAATGGCAACATTAAATACATGCCATCGTACAGGCACAAATCCTGATGATGGCTATATCAATCCGAATTTCTAA
- a CDS encoding gamma-type small acid-soluble spore protein: MSNNNNNNNNNNLNFKKKMNTEFGRDTDVNEIKQQNQQAEAKKQRASGLFSSNRFQNSNSKNVEFGQETDVNQVRQQNQQAEAKKQQASGRFSNNNNQNNNQ; this comes from the coding sequence ATGTCAAACAATAATAATAACAATAACAACAACAACCTTAACTTCAAGAAAAAAATGAATACCGAGTTTGGGCGCGACACAGATGTAAACGAAATTAAACAACAGAATCAACAAGCGGAAGCAAAAAAACAACGCGCTTCTGGGTTATTTTCAAGCAATCGTTTCCAAAATTCGAATTCTAAAAATGTAGAATTTGGACAGGAAACAGACGTGAACCAAGTACGTCAGCAAAACCAACAAGCCGAAGCGAAAAAACAGCAAGCTTCTGGCCGTTTTTCAAACAACAATAACCAAAATAATAATCAGTAA
- a CDS encoding transposase, translated as MKALLVISSIVVPLVMLYLVQKSDKVKIVFNGFALLSTIIFGGIAATSIYQIIVDDAVFMTSIHALFLNEVFLIAGAYVGVFVIYRLMLLTWKER; from the coding sequence TTGAAAGCCTTACTTGTCATTTCCAGCATTGTTGTCCCACTTGTTATGCTTTATCTTGTGCAAAAAAGCGATAAAGTAAAAATAGTTTTTAATGGGTTTGCTCTTCTTTCCACGATCATTTTCGGCGGGATTGCCGCTACATCCATCTATCAAATCATTGTCGATGATGCCGTATTTATGACCTCCATCCATGCCCTATTTTTAAATGAAGTGTTTTTAATTGCAGGTGCGTATGTTGGTGTATTCGTTATTTACAGGCTGATGCTCCTGACGTGGAAAGAAAGATGA
- a CDS encoding RND transporter yields the protein MSKEVGKIFVERLTNNSDPLSNIVTVHLFCENAINSLIKAKAVGVEDFTKKNRGDSYIPILDSNYAIKLYFVFSMGLIEQKLYENLRLLNNWRNKAAHNIHEEIKRLPMDFHQFNEKKSKISTESTENEIVIGVAFATYVELHKFIEETYEINL from the coding sequence ATGAGTAAAGAAGTAGGGAAAATATTTGTGGAAAGATTAACGAATAATAGCGATCCGTTATCGAACATTGTCACCGTGCACCTTTTTTGTGAAAATGCCATTAATAGCCTGATAAAAGCCAAAGCAGTTGGGGTCGAGGATTTTACGAAAAAAAATCGAGGCGACTCCTACATTCCAATCCTGGATTCAAATTATGCCATCAAATTATATTTTGTCTTTTCAATGGGGTTAATCGAGCAAAAACTGTATGAAAATTTAAGGTTGCTGAATAATTGGCGAAATAAAGCCGCGCACAATATTCATGAAGAAATCAAAAGGCTACCGATGGATTTTCATCAATTTAATGAAAAGAAGTCAAAAATTTCAACAGAATCAACTGAAAATGAAATTGTCATCGGTGTGGCATTTGCAACCTATGTGGAACTGCATAAGTTTATTGAAGAAACGTATGAAATAAACTTATAA
- a CDS encoding DUF3139 domain-containing protein, with product MKKGLIALIIILMIVLIPISYVQINKVLFKNHVLDYLTTEQHYEKADIQQIEGIWGKKLPAFYVTVIFTDEPNVRYTYFAHGKVHQFEYETLDGQQLEPEQLTHYQEPNYKYELK from the coding sequence TTGAAAAAAGGGCTGATTGCGCTCATCATCATACTAATGATCGTGCTAATACCAATTAGCTACGTTCAAATTAACAAAGTACTTTTCAAAAATCACGTACTCGATTATTTAACAACCGAGCAGCACTATGAGAAAGCCGATATTCAACAAATTGAAGGGATATGGGGCAAAAAGCTCCCAGCGTTTTATGTGACTGTGATTTTCACGGACGAGCCCAATGTGAGGTATACATATTTTGCGCATGGGAAAGTGCATCAATTTGAATATGAAACATTAGATGGTCAACAGCTTGAACCAGAGCAATTGACCCATTATCAAGAG